One window of Mediterraneibacter butyricigenes genomic DNA carries:
- a CDS encoding lysophospholipid acyltransferase family protein: MGRIVMMVLRNIFLVPIMWFKLCYYAAHVEKYTEEQRYEMLRFIDHRAVKGGNVRIDVYGAENIPKENGFMFFPNHQGLFDVLAIMEACPTPFSVVFKKEVAKVPFLKEVFACMKAYMMDREDIRQSMKVIMSVTKEVQSGRNYLIFPEGTRSKNGNKIGEFKGGSFKAATKARCPIIPVALVDSFKPFDTHSIRQAVVQVHFLKPMYYEDYKDMKTTEIAAIVHDQVQKTIDEHLAE; this comes from the coding sequence TGCAGCGCATGTGGAGAAATATACGGAAGAACAGCGTTATGAAATGTTGAGATTTATTGATCATCGGGCAGTTAAAGGGGGAAATGTCCGGATAGATGTCTATGGGGCGGAAAATATTCCGAAGGAAAATGGATTTATGTTTTTTCCTAATCATCAGGGATTGTTTGATGTGCTTGCGATTATGGAAGCGTGTCCGACTCCGTTTTCCGTTGTATTTAAAAAAGAAGTGGCAAAAGTTCCGTTTTTAAAAGAGGTGTTTGCCTGTATGAAAGCCTATATGATGGACAGAGAAGATATTCGTCAGTCGATGAAAGTTATTATGAGTGTCACAAAGGAAGTTCAAAGTGGAAGAAATTATCTGATTTTTCCGGAAGGAACCCGCTCCAAAAATGGAAATAAAATCGGAGAGTTTAAAGGAGGAAGTTTTAAAGCAGCGACCAAGGCGAGGTGCCCGATCATACCGGTTGCGTTGGTTGATTCTTTCAAACCCTTTGACACCCACTCCATCAGACAGGCTGTTGTGCAGGTGCATTTTCTGAAACCGATGTATTATGAGGATTATAAAGATATGAAAACGACGGAGATAGCAGCGATTGTTCATGATCAGGTTCAGAAGACGATCGATGAACATCTTGCAGAATAG
- a CDS encoding D-alanyl-D-alanine carboxypeptidase family protein — protein MHAEEAAAQQETLTPEQQAQKEQEAKQKEMNESYAITPETNEVKNWPQGPSVYAGGAVVMDVNSGAILYAKNMDGKYYPASITKLLTTLVALENAELTDKVTFTQDSVSFLEPGDAHIGMRAGEEITLEDALYAVLLASANEVSHAVAESVGAKMGGDYDTFIQQMNLRSKELGCTNSHWMNANGLHDEEHYTTAHDMALIGAAVFQQEEFRTIEQSLSHTIPPTNLVNEARTFQQNHKMLYANNQYYYEYCVGGKTGFTDQAKTTLVTFADNGELQLVAVNLHSYGANVYTDTKAMFEYVFQNFKKVSLENEMDSRKVEKCLTENPYVVLPKDLDLKDVSVEYELVSGGENREAQAIYQYKGQCVGKAEVVLKASYYKKMAGKSDPKLHKVKNDRCEKRTFDLKTKVLLVIGGLAVILLGIFAMVLSIKKSYRNARRRKRNSHSGNGRTGNRRAGAGKSTKNRRNKSSR, from the coding sequence GTGCATGCAGAAGAAGCGGCAGCACAGCAGGAGACGCTGACACCGGAACAGCAGGCGCAGAAGGAACAGGAAGCGAAACAGAAAGAGATGAATGAATCTTATGCGATTACACCGGAGACAAATGAAGTAAAGAACTGGCCGCAGGGACCATCTGTCTATGCCGGCGGAGCGGTTGTGATGGATGTGAACAGCGGAGCGATTCTGTACGCCAAGAATATGGATGGAAAATATTATCCGGCAAGTATCACCAAGCTTCTGACGACGTTGGTTGCACTGGAAAATGCGGAATTGACGGATAAGGTGACGTTTACCCAGGACAGTGTTTCTTTTCTGGAGCCGGGAGATGCTCATATAGGAATGCGTGCAGGAGAAGAAATTACGCTGGAAGATGCCCTGTATGCGGTGTTGCTGGCTTCGGCAAACGAGGTATCACATGCGGTTGCTGAGAGTGTTGGCGCGAAGATGGGCGGAGATTATGATACCTTTATTCAGCAGATGAATCTCCGATCTAAGGAGTTAGGATGTACAAATTCTCATTGGATGAATGCAAATGGGCTGCATGATGAGGAGCATTATACGACGGCGCATGATATGGCTTTGATTGGAGCAGCGGTCTTTCAGCAGGAAGAATTCCGGACGATCGAACAGTCCTTAAGTCATACCATTCCACCTACGAATCTGGTAAATGAGGCCAGAACCTTTCAGCAGAATCATAAGATGCTTTATGCCAACAATCAGTATTATTATGAATATTGTGTGGGAGGGAAGACCGGATTTACGGATCAGGCAAAGACTACGCTGGTTACATTTGCGGATAATGGAGAATTGCAGTTGGTTGCAGTGAATCTTCATTCTTATGGGGCAAATGTTTATACAGATACGAAGGCGATGTTCGAGTACGTGTTCCAGAATTTCAAGAAGGTTTCTCTGGAAAATGAAATGGACAGCCGGAAGGTAGAAAAATGTCTGACCGAGAATCCTTATGTAGTGCTGCCGAAAGATCTGGACCTGAAAGATGTAAGTGTAGAATATGAGCTGGTCAGCGGAGGTGAAAACCGGGAGGCACAGGCTATCTATCAGTATAAAGGGCAGTGTGTAGGAAAAGCGGAGGTGGTTCTGAAGGCTTCTTATTATAAAAAGATGGCAGGAAAATCGGATCCGAAACTTCACAAAGTGAAAAATGATCGTTGTGAGAAAAGAACATTCGATTTAAAAACAAAAGTGCTTCTGGTAATCGGAGGGCTTGCAGTGATTCTCTTGGGAATCTTTGCAATGGTGCTGAGTATAAAGAAAAGCTACAGAAATGCAAGGAGACGAAAGAGAAACAGTCACTCGGGAAATGGCCGCACGGGGAACAGAAGAGCAGGAGCTGGTAAGAGCACAAAGAACCGGAGGAATAAAAGTTCAAGATAA
- a CDS encoding glycogen/starch/alpha-glucan phosphorylase, translating to MNKLFEKETFKKEVKENVKRLFRRTLDEATPQQIFQAVSYAAKDVIMDDWIETQRQYKKGVKTVYYMSMEFLMGRALGNNLINLQAYQEVKEALDELGIDLNVIEDQEPDAALGNGGLGRLAACFLDSLATLGYPAYGCGIRYRYGMFKQKIENGYQVEVPDNWLKDGNPFEVRREEYAKEVRFGGNIRFEKDPVTGKDKFIQENYESVLAIPYDMPIIGYGNHVVNTLRIWDAQAITDFSLDSFDRGDYHKAVEQENLAKTIVEVLYPNDNHYAGKELRLKQQYFFVSASLQAMIAKYKKENGNDLHKLYEKVVIQMNDTHPTVSVPELMRILIDEEGMNWEEAWEVTTKTCAYTNHTIMAEALEKWPIDLFSRLLPRIYQIVQEIDRRFVEQVRAQYPGNEDKVRKMAILYDGQVHMARMAIIAGYSVNGVARLHTEILKHQELKDFYEMMPEKFNNKTNGITQRRFLLHGNPLLADWVTAHIGDGWITDLAQIGRLKPLAEDPKACEEFMEIKYHNKERLAKYILEHNGIEVDPSSIFDVQVKRLHEYKRQLLNILHVMYLYNQMKQHPEIAFYPRTFIFGAKAAAGYKRAKETIKLINSVADVVNNDRSINGKIKVVFIEDYRVSNAELIFAAADVSEQISTASKEASGTGNMKFMLNGAPTLGTMDGANIEIVEEVGEENAFIFGLRSDEVIRYENEGGYNPMDIYNSDVEIRQVVDQLVDGTYANGDREMYRDLYNALLTTNDSPRADMYFILKDFRSYADAQKRVEEAYRDKKHWAQMALLNTACSGKFTSDRTIQEYVDEIWHLDPITVPATEEE from the coding sequence ATGAACAAGTTATTTGAGAAAGAGACATTTAAAAAAGAAGTAAAGGAAAATGTAAAGCGACTGTTTCGCCGGACATTAGACGAAGCAACTCCGCAGCAGATTTTCCAGGCAGTATCTTATGCTGCAAAAGATGTAATCATGGACGACTGGATCGAGACCCAGCGTCAGTATAAAAAGGGTGTAAAAACTGTTTATTATATGTCTATGGAGTTTTTGATGGGTCGTGCCCTGGGCAACAACCTGATCAATCTGCAGGCATATCAGGAAGTAAAAGAGGCTCTGGACGAACTGGGAATCGATCTGAATGTGATCGAGGACCAGGAGCCGGATGCAGCACTGGGAAATGGCGGCCTGGGAAGACTGGCTGCCTGCTTCCTGGATTCTCTGGCAACTCTGGGCTATCCGGCATATGGATGCGGAATCCGTTATCGCTATGGAATGTTTAAACAGAAGATTGAGAACGGATACCAGGTGGAAGTTCCAGATAACTGGCTGAAAGACGGCAATCCGTTTGAAGTCCGCAGAGAAGAATATGCAAAGGAAGTAAGATTTGGCGGAAACATCCGGTTTGAAAAAGATCCGGTAACCGGAAAGGACAAATTTATTCAGGAAAATTATGAATCCGTTCTGGCAATTCCGTATGATATGCCGATCATTGGCTATGGCAACCATGTGGTAAATACATTACGTATCTGGGATGCACAGGCAATCACAGATTTCAGTCTGGACTCCTTTGACCGTGGAGATTATCACAAGGCAGTGGAGCAGGAAAACCTGGCAAAGACGATCGTAGAGGTTCTTTATCCGAATGATAATCACTATGCAGGAAAAGAACTGCGTCTGAAACAGCAGTATTTCTTTGTATCTGCAAGCTTGCAGGCTATGATCGCAAAGTATAAAAAAGAAAATGGAAACGATCTGCACAAGTTATATGAAAAGGTTGTTATCCAGATGAATGATACCCACCCGACCGTTTCCGTACCGGAACTGATGCGGATCCTGATCGATGAAGAGGGCATGAACTGGGAAGAAGCATGGGAAGTTACCACAAAGACCTGTGCCTACACCAACCATACCATCATGGCAGAAGCCCTGGAAAAATGGCCGATCGACCTGTTCTCCAGACTGCTTCCGCGTATTTATCAGATCGTGCAGGAAATCGACCGCCGGTTCGTAGAACAGGTACGTGCGCAGTATCCGGGCAATGAAGACAAAGTTCGCAAGATGGCAATTCTTTACGATGGTCAGGTACACATGGCGAGAATGGCAATTATTGCAGGTTATTCTGTCAACGGTGTGGCAAGACTGCATACCGAGATCCTGAAACATCAGGAACTGAAAGATTTCTATGAGATGATGCCGGAGAAATTTAACAACAAGACAAATGGTATCACACAGAGAAGATTCCTGTTACACGGAAACCCGCTGCTGGCAGACTGGGTAACTGCTCACATTGGAGATGGCTGGATCACAGATCTTGCACAGATCGGACGGTTAAAACCACTGGCAGAGGATCCGAAGGCCTGCGAAGAATTTATGGAGATCAAGTATCATAACAAAGAGAGACTTGCGAAATATATTCTGGAGCACAATGGAATTGAAGTCGATCCGTCCTCTATTTTTGATGTACAGGTGAAGAGACTGCATGAGTACAAGAGACAGTTGTTAAACATTCTGCATGTGATGTATCTGTATAATCAGATGAAACAGCATCCGGAGATCGCATTTTACCCGAGAACCTTTATTTTCGGAGCGAAAGCGGCAGCAGGTTATAAGAGAGCAAAGGAAACCATTAAGCTGATCAATTCCGTAGCAGATGTGGTAAACAATGACCGCAGCATCAACGGAAAGATCAAGGTGGTATTTATCGAAGATTACCGCGTATCAAATGCAGAGCTGATCTTTGCAGCAGCAGATGTGAGCGAGCAGATTTCTACCGCTTCCAAAGAGGCCAGTGGTACCGGTAACATGAAATTTATGTTAAATGGTGCGCCGACATTAGGAACGATGGATGGAGCAAATATTGAGATCGTGGAAGAAGTTGGAGAAGAAAATGCATTTATCTTCGGTCTGAGATCAGATGAAGTCATCCGCTATGAAAACGAAGGCGGCTATAATCCGATGGATATTTACAACAGTGATGTCGAGATTCGTCAGGTGGTGGATCAGCTGGTAGACGGAACCTATGCAAATGGGGACAGAGAAATGTACAGAGACCTGTATAATGCTTTGCTGACCACCAATGACAGCCCGCGCGCAGATATGTACTTTATTCTGAAGGATTTTCGTTCTTATGCGGATGCGCAGAAACGTGTGGAGGAAGCATATCGGGACAAAAAACATTGGGCTCAGATGGCTCTGTTAAATACGGCATGCAGTGGTAAATTTACGTCAGACCGTACGATTCAGGAATATGTAGACGAGATCTGGCATCTGGATCCGATCACAGTTCCGGCAACAGAAGAAGAATAG
- the ileS gene encoding isoleucine--tRNA ligase has protein sequence MYQKVDTDLKFVDREKEVEKFWDDHEIFQKSMDEKEGCPEYTFYDGPPTANGKPHIGHVLTRVIKDMIPRYRTMKGYQVPRKAGWDTHGLPVELEVEKMLGLDGKDQIEEYGLEPFIKKCKESVWKYKGMWEDFSGTVGFWADMEHPYVTYDNNFIESEWWALKEIWNKKLLYKGFKIVPYCPRCGTPLSAQEVAQGYKDVKERSAIVRFKVKDEDAYILAWTTTPWTLPSNIGLCVNPEEEYAKVKAADGYTYYMASALLDTVLGKLAEDGKPAYEVLETYQGKELEYKEYEPLYQCAYDCAAKQNKKAFFVTCDTYVTLTDGTGVVHIAPAFGEDDAKVGRKYDLPFVQLVDEKGNMGETTPFAGLFVKKADPEVLKDLDARGLLYDAPKFEHSYPHCWRCDTPLIYYARESWFIRMTEVKDDLIANNNTINWIPESIGKGRFGDWLENVQDWGISRNRYWGTPLNIWECSCGHMHSIGSIEELKSMSDNCPEDIELHRPYIDAVTIKCPECGGEMHRVPEVIDCWFDSGSMPFAQHHYPFENHDLFEKQFPADFISEAVDQTRGWFYSLLAISTLLFNKAPYKNVIVLGHVQDENGQKMSKSKGNAVDPFEALQTYGADAIRWYFYSNSAPWLPNRFHGKAVQEGQRKFMGTLWNTYAFFVLYANIDEFDATKYTLDYEKLSVMDKWLLSKLNTLVKTVDENLSNYRIPETARALQDFVDDMSNWYVRRSRGRFWAKGMEQDKINAYMTLYTALITVSKVAAPMIPFMTEQIYQNLVRSLDKSAPESIHLCDYPEVKEDYIDKTLEANMDNVLKLVVMGRACRNTANIKNRQPIGQMFVKAEFDLPEYYQDIVRDELNVKNVKFTDDVREFTSYTFKPQLKTVGPKYGKMLNGIRSALDAVDGNAAMDEVNSTGALKLKVGEQEITLFKEDLLIDTAQMEGYVSEDDNGITVVLDTNLSEELLKEGFVRELISKIQTMRKEAGFEVTDKIHVTYQGSECAEEIFDAHAEQIGSEVLALDVKNAAPVGYTKEWNINGESVTMGVEKES, from the coding sequence ATGTATCAGAAAGTGGATACCGATCTGAAATTTGTAGACCGGGAAAAAGAAGTGGAAAAGTTCTGGGATGATCATGAGATTTTCCAGAAGAGTATGGATGAAAAAGAAGGCTGTCCGGAATATACCTTTTATGATGGACCTCCGACAGCAAACGGAAAACCGCATATCGGTCATGTGCTGACCCGTGTTATCAAGGATATGATTCCGAGATACCGTACCATGAAAGGATATCAGGTTCCGAGAAAGGCCGGATGGGATACACACGGACTGCCGGTAGAGCTGGAAGTAGAAAAAATGCTTGGACTGGATGGAAAGGATCAGATCGAAGAATATGGTCTGGAACCATTTATCAAAAAGTGTAAGGAAAGTGTCTGGAAATATAAAGGAATGTGGGAAGATTTCTCCGGTACCGTTGGTTTTTGGGCTGATATGGAACATCCATATGTTACCTATGATAATAACTTCATTGAGTCCGAGTGGTGGGCTTTAAAAGAAATCTGGAACAAGAAGCTTCTGTATAAAGGCTTTAAGATCGTTCCGTATTGCCCGCGTTGTGGAACTCCGCTGTCTGCTCAGGAAGTAGCACAGGGCTATAAGGATGTAAAAGAACGTTCTGCAATCGTAAGATTTAAGGTGAAAGACGAAGATGCCTATATTCTGGCATGGACCACAACTCCGTGGACTCTGCCATCCAATATCGGTCTTTGTGTAAATCCGGAAGAGGAATATGCAAAGGTAAAGGCCGCGGATGGATATACCTATTATATGGCATCAGCACTTCTTGATACCGTACTTGGTAAGCTCGCGGAAGATGGCAAACCGGCATATGAAGTACTGGAAACTTACCAGGGAAAAGAACTGGAATATAAAGAGTACGAACCGCTGTATCAGTGTGCATATGACTGTGCTGCAAAGCAGAATAAAAAGGCATTCTTTGTAACCTGCGATACCTATGTTACACTGACAGATGGTACCGGCGTGGTTCATATCGCACCTGCATTTGGTGAAGACGATGCGAAAGTCGGAAGAAAATATGACCTTCCGTTTGTACAGTTAGTGGATGAAAAAGGTAATATGGGTGAGACGACTCCATTTGCCGGATTATTCGTTAAGAAGGCAGATCCGGAAGTATTGAAGGACCTGGATGCAAGAGGACTGCTGTACGATGCACCGAAATTTGAGCATAGCTATCCACATTGCTGGAGATGTGATACTCCGCTGATCTATTACGCAAGAGAATCCTGGTTCATCCGTATGACAGAAGTAAAGGATGACCTGATCGCAAATAATAATACTATTAACTGGATTCCGGAAAGCATCGGAAAAGGACGTTTCGGTGACTGGCTGGAAAATGTACAGGACTGGGGAATCAGCCGAAACCGTTATTGGGGAACTCCGCTGAATATCTGGGAATGTAGCTGTGGACATATGCATTCCATCGGAAGCATCGAAGAACTGAAATCCATGTCCGATAACTGTCCGGAGGATATCGAACTGCACCGTCCATACATTGATGCAGTGACCATCAAGTGTCCGGAATGTGGCGGAGAGATGCACCGTGTACCGGAGGTTATCGACTGCTGGTTCGATTCCGGTTCCATGCCGTTTGCGCAGCATCATTATCCGTTTGAAAATCATGACCTGTTTGAGAAGCAGTTCCCGGCAGATTTCATTTCCGAGGCGGTAGACCAGACCAGAGGATGGTTCTACTCCCTGCTGGCAATTTCAACCCTGCTCTTTAACAAGGCACCATATAAGAACGTCATCGTTCTGGGACATGTACAGGATGAAAACGGACAGAAGATGAGTAAGTCCAAAGGAAATGCCGTGGATCCGTTTGAGGCACTGCAGACATACGGAGCAGATGCAATCCGCTGGTACTTCTACAGCAACTCTGCACCGTGGCTGCCGAACCGTTTTCATGGAAAGGCAGTACAGGAAGGCCAGAGAAAATTCATGGGAACTCTGTGGAATACCTATGCATTCTTCGTACTGTATGCGAACATCGATGAGTTCGACGCAACCAAGTATACACTGGATTATGAAAAATTATCCGTTATGGATAAATGGCTGCTGTCTAAATTGAATACACTGGTTAAGACAGTAGATGAAAACTTAAGCAATTACCGGATTCCGGAGACTGCAAGAGCACTTCAGGATTTCGTGGATGATATGAGTAACTGGTACGTCAGAAGAAGCAGAGGACGTTTCTGGGCAAAGGGAATGGAACAGGATAAGATCAATGCATACATGACATTGTATACCGCACTTATTACCGTTTCAAAAGTTGCTGCACCGATGATTCCGTTCATGACAGAGCAGATTTACCAGAACCTGGTAAGAAGCCTGGACAAATCCGCACCGGAAAGTATTCATCTGTGTGATTATCCGGAAGTAAAAGAGGACTATATCGACAAGACACTGGAAGCAAACATGGATAATGTCCTGAAGCTGGTTGTGATGGGACGTGCCTGCAGAAATACTGCAAACATCAAGAACCGTCAGCCGATCGGTCAGATGTTTGTGAAGGCTGAATTTGATCTTCCGGAGTATTATCAGGATATCGTCAGAGACGAGCTGAATGTGAAAAATGTTAAATTTACCGACGATGTTCGGGAGTTTACTTCATACACATTTAAACCGCAGTTAAAGACAGTAGGACCGAAATATGGTAAAATGTTAAATGGTATTCGAAGCGCACTGGATGCAGTGGATGGAAATGCGGCCATGGATGAAGTCAACAGCACAGGCGCATTGAAACTGAAAGTTGGAGAGCAGGAGATCACGCTGTTCAAAGAAGATCTGCTGATCGATACCGCACAGATGGAAGGGTATGTATCGGAAGATGACAATGGAATCACTGTTGTTCTGGATACAAACTTAAGTGAAGAATTGCTGAAGGAAGGATTCGTCCGCGAACTGATCAGTAAGATTCAGACTATGCGTAAAGAGGCTGGCTTCGAAGTGACAGATAAGATCCATGTTACTTATCAGGGAAGTGAATGTGCCGAAGAAATTTTCGATGCACACGCAGAACAGATCGGAAGCGAAGTCCTTGCACTGGATGTAAAAAATGCGGCACCGGTTGGATATACCAAAGAATGGAATATCAACGGAGAATCCGTAACAATGGGTGTTGAGAAAGAGAGCTAA